DNA sequence from the Streptomyces sp. MST-110588 genome:
CGCGCTCCTGGAGATTGGTCATCGCGAAAGCGGTGACCACGCCGGCCCGGTCGGCGACCAGCGAGCCGTTGTTACGGGTCGTCAGCGTGCCGAACCAGGGCTCGTGGCCCTCGTGGATGGAGTGGGCGATACCCGTGCCGCGGGTGTTGGTCAGGAACTCCGTACGGAAGCCGATCAGACCGCGGGAGGGCACCACGAACTCCATGCGGACCCAGCCGGAGCCGTGGTTGGACATGTTGTCCATCCGGCCCTTGCGTACGCCCATGAGCTGGGTGACCGCGCCCATGTGCTCCTCGGGCACGTCGATCGTCATGCGCTCGACGGGCTCGTGGACCTTGCCGTCGATCTCCTTGGTGACGACCTGCGGCTTGCCGATGGTCATCTCGTACCCTTCGCGGCGCATCTGCTCGACCAGGATGGCCAGCGCCAGCTCACCGCGGCCCTGCACCTCCCAGGCGTCGGGGCGCTCGGTCTCCAGCACGCGCAGCGAGACGTTACCGATCAGCTCGCGGTCCAGGCGGTCCTTGACCTGGCGGGCGGTGACCTTGCGGTCCTTGACCGCGGCCTTGGCGTCCGCGCCCTTGCCGGTGCCGCCGCGGCCGACCAGCGGGGAGGTGTTCGTACCGATGGTCATCGAGATCGCGGGCTCGTCGACCGTGATCAGCGGCAGCGCGATCGGGTTCTCCGGGTCGGCCAGGGTCTCGCCGATCATGATGTCGGGGATGCCGGCCACCGCGCAGATGTCGCCGGGGCCCGCCACCTCGGCCGGCTTGCGGGTGAGCGCCTCGGTCATCATCAGCTCGGTGATGCGGACGTTGGAGACGCTGCCGTCGCGCTTGATCCAGGCGACGGTCTGGCCCTTCTTCAGCTCGCCCTGCTCGACGCGGAGCAGCGCGATACGGCCGAGGAAGTTGTCCGCGTCCAGGTTGGTGACGTGCGCCTGGAGGGGGGCGGACTCGTCGTACTCGGGGGCCGGGACGTGCTCCAGCAGCGTGGAGAAGAACGGCTCCAGGTTGTCGCTGTCCTGCGGGACGGTGCCGTCCTCGGGCTTGGTCAGCGAGGCCACGCCGTCACGGGCGCAGGCGTAGACGATCGGGAACTCGATCTGCTCCTCGGTCGCGTCCAGGTCCAGGAACAGGTCGTACGTCTCATCGACGACCTCGGCGATCCGCGAGTCGGGGCGGTCGGTCTTGTTGATGCACAGAATGACCGGCATCTTCGCGGCCAGCGCCTTGCGCAGCACGAAGCGGGTCTGCGGCAGCGGGCCCTCGGAGGCGTCGACCAGCAGCACGACCGCGTCCACCATCGACAGGCCGCGCTCGACCTCGCCGCCGAAGTCGGCGTGGCCGGGGGTGTCGATGATGTTGATGGTGATCGGGTCCCCGCCGCCCTTCGGGTGGTACTTCACCGCGGTGTTCTTGGCGAGGATCGTGATGCCCTTCTCACGCTCCAGGTCGTTGGAGTCCATCATCCGGTCGTCCAGATTCTCCGCGGCGTGTGCGGCGAAGGCTCCGGCCTGCTTGAGCATGGCGTCGACGAGGGTCGTCTTGCCGTGGTCGACGTGGGCGACGATGGCGACGTTACGAATGTCGTGGCGCGTGGGCATACTGGCGGCGCTTCTCCCGGAATCGTGGATGGCGGCACGTACGGTCCGGTACGCCCGCCCGCCGGGCATGAGGACGCCACGGCCTTATCCCATGGTACGGGTCCGGGGCGACCACGGCCGCCCCAGCCCGCTCACACCCTGCCTGACCTGCTCTTTCTCGTGCCGGTTGGGGTTATTTCCGGTAGCCGATGTCCTGGTAGCGGGGGGTGGCGAAGCCGAAGGCACCCGCGTTGGCCAGTCCTTCCCGGGCCGCGACCAGCTCCGGGCGCTGATACAGGGGGATCGATCCGGCGGCGGCCCAGATACGGGCGTCCGCACGGTCCACCAGCTCCCGGGAGGCGTCCGGGTCCAGTTCGGCGGCGGCCTGGTCGAAGAGCTGGTCGATGTGGTCGGTCCCGACCCGGGTGTAGTTCTGCTCGACGGTGAGCAGGCCGTCGGGGGCCGGCCGCGGCTTGGCGTAGACGGGGCGGGCGTCGGTGGCGGGGTAGGCGGAGCCGGGCCAGGTGTAGAGCGCCAGGTCGTAGTCGCCGGAGGAGATGTGGTCCTGGAAGTAGCTCTGGTCGGCGACCTTCTGGACCGTGGTCCGTACGCCGATCTTCTCCAGCATCGCCGAGATGCGCTCGCCGACCGCGCGCACCTGCTCGGAGCCGGGGCCGTCGGGGAGCACGAAGCGCAGGACGAGCGGCCGGCCGTCCTTCTTGACGGCGGCGGGGCGGGCACCGCGCGCCGCGGCGCCGGCCGCCGCCGGGTGCCGCTGCTGGCCGCCGCGGTGGGCGTGTGCGTCCGCGCGGGAGGCGGGTGAGCCTTCTCCGGCGGGCCCGGCGGGCCCGGCGGCAGCGGGCGGCGGAGCGGCGGGCTTCGGAGCGGCGGGCTTCGGTACGGCTCCCCGTGCGCCCGCCGGGACCGCCGAGACCGTGTCGGGGGCCCCGAGCGCCTGTGCCGCCTCGATCCGTACGGCGGCCCGCGCCGCCCGTGCCGCCCGCCTCTTGTACTTCACGTACTTCCGGTACGCCGTACTGTCCCGGTCCCCGTGGGCCCTGCGCTTCTGCTTGCGCGCGGCCTTCCGGTAGAGCCCGGCGCTCTGCCGCAGCAGCGCGGCCCGCTGGGTCGCGGCGGTGCTCCGTACGGCCGCGGACAGCGGCGCCGGGCCGGCCGCGCGCCCCGGGTCCGGGGCGTTCTGGTCCGCGGCGGCCTCCCGGT
Encoded proteins:
- the typA gene encoding translational GTPase TypA gives rise to the protein MPTRHDIRNVAIVAHVDHGKTTLVDAMLKQAGAFAAHAAENLDDRMMDSNDLEREKGITILAKNTAVKYHPKGGGDPITINIIDTPGHADFGGEVERGLSMVDAVVLLVDASEGPLPQTRFVLRKALAAKMPVILCINKTDRPDSRIAEVVDETYDLFLDLDATEEQIEFPIVYACARDGVASLTKPEDGTVPQDSDNLEPFFSTLLEHVPAPEYDESAPLQAHVTNLDADNFLGRIALLRVEQGELKKGQTVAWIKRDGSVSNVRITELMMTEALTRKPAEVAGPGDICAVAGIPDIMIGETLADPENPIALPLITVDEPAISMTIGTNTSPLVGRGGTGKGADAKAAVKDRKVTARQVKDRLDRELIGNVSLRVLETERPDAWEVQGRGELALAILVEQMRREGYEMTIGKPQVVTKEIDGKVHEPVERMTIDVPEEHMGAVTQLMGVRKGRMDNMSNHGSGWVRMEFVVPSRGLIGFRTEFLTNTRGTGIAHSIHEGHEPWFGTLTTRNNGSLVADRAGVVTAFAMTNLQERGVLFVDPGTEVYEGMIVGENSRSDDMDVNITKEKKLTNMRSSSADSFEAIVPPRKLSLEQSLEFCRDDECVEVTPEAVRIRKVVLDQKERGRAASRAKR